A section of the Agrococcus sp. SGAir0287 genome encodes:
- a CDS encoding DivIVA domain-containing protein, translating to MQPGHLLLPDDVVRQTFSTTRLRAGYEVDQVDQLLDDVVATMRAHLDGSPIARPVRADDVAAVRFEVTRFRARYDMAEVDGFLDRVQATLAALERGDRPS from the coding sequence ATGCAGCCAGGCCACCTCCTCCTGCCCGACGACGTCGTGCGGCAGACCTTCTCGACCACTCGGCTCCGCGCCGGGTACGAGGTCGACCAGGTCGACCAGCTCCTCGACGACGTCGTCGCGACCATGCGCGCGCACCTCGACGGCTCGCCGATCGCCAGACCGGTCCGAGCCGACGACGTCGCCGCCGTGCGCTTCGAGGTCACCCGCTTCCGCGCGCGCTACGACATGGCCGAGGTCGACGGCTTCCTCGACCGCGTGCAGGCAACGCTCGCCGCGCTCGAGCGGGGCGACCGGCCGAGCTGA